One window of the Natronosalvus amylolyticus genome contains the following:
- a CDS encoding acyl-CoA dehydrogenase, protein MKSGSGDLDFGQPDSENESESDSESESETTPDATEEADSATDFPPDSTTDGSSPGIENPDDDTVSEPEPEQATADATDDVDDAQYPYFVRRRNVMDERDQRIELHLRESVANKEVAFRNALASELGGNEVSKTDAREFALKLAFQNPEGVAKLMKEEGYRAGD, encoded by the coding sequence ATGAAATCAGGGTCCGGAGATTTGGACTTTGGGCAACCCGACAGCGAAAACGAGAGCGAAAGCGACAGTGAGAGTGAGAGCGAGACAACACCAGATGCAACTGAAGAGGCCGATTCCGCGACAGATTTTCCTCCCGATTCGACGACGGACGGCTCGAGTCCTGGGATAGAAAATCCAGATGACGACACAGTGTCGGAACCTGAACCCGAACAGGCTACAGCCGACGCTACCGACGACGTGGATGATGCGCAGTACCCCTATTTTGTCCGTCGACGGAATGTAATGGATGAACGCGACCAGCGAATTGAGTTGCATCTTCGAGAGTCGGTTGCAAACAAGGAGGTGGCGTTTCGAAATGCGCTTGCAAGCGAGCTCGGCGGGAACGAAGTGTCGAAAACCGATGCACGCGAGTTCGCACTCAAGCTGGCATTCCAGAATCCCGAGGGCGTTGCGAAGTTGATGAAAGAAGAAGGGTATCGAGCGGGCGATTAG
- a CDS encoding type IV pilin, with protein MDKRNRNSGRAIAPVIGVALLVGLAVLLSATIGVFAIEMAQSDPDTDFLETEQMGDETEPQTPDIDWEIERSGSFVTVTHAGGEAADASSVSVRIDGEEIDGFEGTIEAGDSTMEYAVGESTVKVIWVDGEGDGLVLEHATV; from the coding sequence ATGGACAAACGTAATCGAAACAGTGGGCGTGCTATAGCGCCCGTTATCGGTGTTGCACTGTTAGTTGGACTCGCTGTACTGTTGAGCGCTACAATCGGTGTGTTTGCCATCGAGATGGCCCAAAGCGACCCGGATACGGACTTCCTCGAGACAGAGCAGATGGGTGATGAAACCGAACCCCAAACCCCAGATATCGACTGGGAAATCGAGCGTAGCGGGTCGTTCGTGACTGTAACTCACGCAGGCGGCGAGGCCGCCGACGCCTCGAGCGTCTCTGTACGCATTGATGGCGAGGAAATCGACGGCTTCGAGGGCACGATTGAAGCGGGCGATTCGACGATGGAATATGCTGTGGGCGAGTCAACTGTCAAAGTGATATGGGTCGATGGCGAGGGCGATGGCCTAGTGCTCGAGCACGCGACGGTTTAA
- a CDS encoding DUF6884 domain-containing protein, which produces MDRPKVCAVVSCGATKRDLEPGEAIEARLLYDSSVHTCKDRYGRHSDGYYIMSAEFGLVHHATEISTYDKTLENMTDCERKAWASKVTRALQDVLSDGDFDAVVFIGGKTYVGALEPHFDRLPVAVLTPWQTDDWVTGVGRGMAWCNDESHWPEHIDTLEEIGEIVSPAFESDAGSEQGV; this is translated from the coding sequence ATGGACCGACCGAAGGTCTGTGCGGTTGTCTCGTGTGGGGCGACCAAACGCGACCTCGAGCCCGGCGAGGCTATCGAAGCCCGCCTACTGTACGACTCGAGCGTCCACACCTGTAAGGACCGCTACGGGCGTCACTCCGATGGCTACTACATCATGAGCGCCGAGTTCGGTCTGGTTCATCACGCCACCGAAATTTCGACCTACGATAAGACGCTCGAGAACATGACCGACTGTGAGCGTAAGGCGTGGGCCTCGAAAGTCACTCGAGCGCTGCAAGACGTTCTCAGTGACGGCGATTTCGACGCCGTTGTGTTCATCGGCGGTAAGACGTACGTCGGTGCGCTTGAGCCCCATTTCGATAGGCTGCCCGTGGCTGTGTTGACGCCGTGGCAGACCGACGACTGGGTGACCGGTGTCGGGCGAGGGATGGCCTGGTGTAACGACGAATCCCATTGGCCCGAACACATCGACACGCTCGAAGAGATCGGCGAAATCGTCTCACCGGCATTCGAGAGTGACGCTGGGTCCGAACAGGGTGTGTGA
- a CDS encoding N-6 DNA methylase, with protein sequence MSNDHVRSVLEPLERIEQRGFTRYEVFRDWVRLMLATLQRDDGQYLEVLDSYKRDGGVNGNSCNGGGHRERGDRNADLFAKAFGKLQQGMGETGRDVLGETYEAWGMQSDAFGQHFTPHPVARSMAAMQMGDSGGVEPPVTVCDPACGTGRLLVMGARECEQATFCWGQDKDLLCAQMTALNFCFFNLEGVVVYGDTLTLERKRAWRTHHSSVGGSVVELEEPEAVPVPQLLEERDSAERSKTDANRLAVVGQSEQVALTEWSA encoded by the coding sequence ATGAGCAACGATCACGTACGGTCGGTTTTGGAGCCACTCGAGCGAATCGAACAGCGCGGGTTCACCCGATACGAGGTGTTTCGGGATTGGGTGCGATTAATGCTCGCAACACTCCAGCGAGACGATGGCCAATACCTCGAGGTACTCGATTCTTACAAGCGCGACGGGGGTGTCAACGGCAATTCTTGCAACGGCGGCGGTCACCGAGAACGCGGTGATCGGAACGCCGATCTGTTCGCGAAGGCCTTCGGCAAGCTGCAACAGGGAATGGGTGAGACTGGTCGGGATGTACTCGGTGAGACGTACGAGGCGTGGGGGATGCAATCCGATGCCTTCGGCCAGCACTTCACCCCGCATCCGGTGGCCCGGTCGATGGCTGCCATGCAGATGGGAGATTCTGGGGGCGTAGAACCGCCCGTGACGGTCTGTGATCCGGCCTGTGGAACCGGTCGGTTGCTCGTAATGGGTGCGCGGGAGTGTGAGCAAGCGACGTTCTGTTGGGGACAAGACAAAGACCTGTTGTGCGCTCAGATGACCGCGTTGAATTTCTGTTTCTTCAATCTCGAGGGCGTTGTCGTGTACGGCGATACGCTCACGCTCGAGCGCAAGCGGGCGTGGCGAACTCACCACAGTTCCGTAGGCGGTTCCGTCGTGGAACTCGAAGAGCCCGAGGCGGTGCCAGTTCCTCAGTTGCTGGAAGAGCGAGACAGCGCCGAGAGGTCGAAGACAGACGCAAATCGGCTAGCGGTCGTCGGTCAATCCGAACAGGTAGCACTCACGGAGTGGTCGGCGTGA
- a CDS encoding helix-hairpin-helix domain-containing protein, with translation MIDVVPAAGTSTPDWLTLLFLTLVFAWIAYDRYLSSEQSELEAAKEAYATGELTHAEFVRRLEVIDNPAKTKIRSSIEPIPGIGPETSRAIAEEYESLESLRNASVDDLEAINDIGPSKAHAIVERLGEADEETVD, from the coding sequence ATGATCGACGTCGTTCCAGCAGCGGGAACCTCGACGCCGGACTGGCTGACCTTACTTTTTCTCACCCTTGTTTTCGCGTGGATAGCGTATGACCGGTATCTCTCGAGCGAGCAGAGCGAACTCGAGGCGGCCAAAGAGGCCTACGCGACAGGCGAGCTAACCCACGCAGAGTTCGTCCGGCGACTCGAGGTGATCGACAACCCAGCGAAGACGAAAATTCGCAGTAGCATCGAACCGATACCTGGTATCGGCCCGGAAACCAGCCGGGCAATAGCCGAAGAATACGAGTCACTCGAGTCGCTTCGAAATGCGAGCGTCGACGATCTCGAGGCAATCAACGATATTGGCCCGTCGAAAGCCCACGCTATCGTCGAGAGACTCGGTGAAGCGGATGAAGAAACCGTCGATTAG
- a CDS encoding orc1/cdc6 family replication initiation protein, with protein MSDFSFQPTGAIFKEREALLEEWTPGELVGRDEELSKYHAALQPVIEGETPSNIFLYGKSGVGKTAATRFLLQLLKRDADKVDDLDLHTIEINCDGLNSSYQTAVALVNELREPTNQISNTGYPQASVYEFLFDELDKVGGTVLIVLDEVDHIKDDSLLYKLPRARSNGDISETRLGVVGISNDLNFRNQLNSKVRSSLCEKEVSFSAYDANELCEVLRQRETVAFEEGVLGDGVIEMCAAFGAKDSGDARQALDLLLESGDIARERNADQVTESHVREARERLQTDQVVEGIRNYSRHGQLVLWALTLLAEQGDTPVRTRDIREPYEILCDREATDPVSDRAVREYLAELETLGIVSSTQVNRGKGGGKYKQHDLDQTVSSVKAGLSELLGTTH; from the coding sequence ATGTCGGATTTCAGTTTCCAACCTACAGGGGCAATCTTCAAAGAGCGTGAGGCGCTCCTCGAAGAGTGGACGCCCGGTGAATTGGTTGGCCGGGACGAGGAACTGAGTAAGTATCACGCAGCCCTCCAGCCGGTGATCGAAGGGGAAACACCTTCGAATATCTTCCTCTACGGGAAAAGTGGTGTCGGGAAGACTGCCGCAACTCGGTTTCTGTTACAACTCCTCAAGCGCGATGCAGACAAAGTAGACGATCTTGATTTGCACACAATCGAGATCAACTGTGACGGACTGAACTCGAGTTACCAGACCGCCGTGGCGTTAGTCAACGAACTTCGCGAGCCGACGAACCAGATATCGAATACCGGCTACCCACAGGCGTCAGTCTATGAGTTTCTCTTCGACGAACTGGATAAAGTCGGTGGCACCGTCCTGATCGTCCTCGACGAGGTTGACCATATCAAAGACGATAGTCTGCTGTACAAACTTCCACGGGCGCGTTCAAACGGAGATATATCTGAAACCCGACTCGGTGTCGTCGGCATTTCGAATGACCTGAACTTTCGGAATCAACTCAACTCGAAAGTTCGCTCGAGTCTCTGTGAGAAAGAGGTCTCGTTTAGCGCATACGATGCAAATGAGTTGTGTGAAGTCCTGCGCCAGCGCGAGACCGTAGCCTTCGAAGAAGGCGTCCTCGGTGACGGCGTTATCGAGATGTGTGCTGCATTCGGCGCGAAAGACTCCGGTGACGCTCGACAGGCTCTTGATCTGTTACTCGAGAGCGGCGACATTGCACGGGAGCGAAATGCCGATCAGGTCACCGAATCCCATGTTCGCGAAGCGAGAGAGCGATTGCAAACTGACCAGGTGGTTGAAGGAATTCGCAACTACTCGAGACACGGTCAACTCGTGTTGTGGGCGTTGACGTTGTTGGCAGAGCAGGGAGATACACCAGTCCGGACGCGGGATATTCGAGAGCCATACGAGATTTTGTGCGATCGTGAAGCGACTGACCCAGTATCAGACAGAGCTGTTCGTGAGTACTTGGCGGAGTTAGAGACCCTCGGGATTGTTTCTTCAACGCAGGTAAACCGTGGAAAGGGCGGTGGGAAGTACAAACAGCATGACCTGGATCAGACGGTTTCGAGTGTGAAAGCCGGGCTTTCGGAGTTATTGGGAACGACCCACTGA
- a CDS encoding DNA-methyltransferase encodes MTEIDKWVNDIHEGDVLETLRALPESSVHLVVTSPPYFNLRDYGVDGQIGLEDSLDAYVETMVDVGHEIRRVLRDDGSWWLNLGDSFAGSNRGSWNEDNGEPKESYSPDVGDLPHHTTNLQRKSKMMVPHRVAIALQSNEWVVRSDAVWKKENPMPHPVKDRLNEHKEFFFHLTAEPNYWFDLDAIREQPQESSIGRDDTGGQKTTNVDPYPGREGKGRIHNFDRACHPNGKNPGDILEVAVRPFPKAHFATFPPELVETPIKASCPPKVCAVCGAPYERSNEEIPVWELENPDRPQLKRALEIADDAGLTEDHFEAIRSYGFADAGHGKNCQTGTGNNTDEVESLAKEAKEALGGYFREFVTAYQDTGNFEQACDCPTVGEYTEPGIVLDPFAGAGTTCLVAKRLNRRFVGIDLNPEYVALAQKRVGITVDEPERLLEDGETSLLAYADGGDPQ; translated from the coding sequence GTGACTGAAATCGATAAGTGGGTGAACGATATTCACGAGGGCGACGTTCTCGAGACGCTTCGAGCCCTTCCCGAGTCCTCAGTCCATCTCGTGGTTACTTCACCTCCGTATTTTAACCTCAGAGATTACGGTGTCGACGGTCAGATCGGGCTCGAAGACTCACTCGATGCCTACGTTGAAACGATGGTAGACGTCGGCCATGAAATCCGGCGCGTCCTTCGAGACGATGGGAGCTGGTGGCTGAATCTGGGGGATTCGTTTGCAGGAAGTAATCGTGGCTCATGGAACGAGGACAATGGAGAGCCCAAAGAAAGCTACTCACCAGACGTTGGGGACTTGCCACATCACACAACAAATCTCCAGAGAAAGTCCAAAATGATGGTCCCTCACCGTGTCGCTATCGCACTACAATCAAACGAATGGGTGGTCCGATCTGATGCAGTATGGAAAAAAGAGAATCCAATGCCTCACCCGGTGAAAGACCGTCTAAACGAACACAAAGAGTTCTTCTTTCATTTGACGGCGGAACCAAATTATTGGTTCGACCTGGACGCTATCCGCGAACAACCACAAGAATCGAGTATTGGAAGAGACGATACTGGCGGTCAGAAAACGACGAATGTCGATCCATACCCAGGCCGTGAGGGCAAAGGTCGTATCCACAACTTCGACAGAGCGTGCCACCCCAACGGGAAGAATCCCGGCGACATTCTCGAGGTTGCTGTTCGGCCATTCCCCAAGGCCCATTTCGCCACCTTTCCTCCCGAGCTGGTAGAAACGCCGATCAAAGCGAGTTGCCCACCAAAAGTCTGTGCTGTCTGTGGAGCGCCGTACGAACGTTCGAATGAGGAAATCCCGGTATGGGAACTCGAGAATCCCGATCGACCACAGCTCAAACGTGCGCTCGAGATAGCCGACGACGCCGGGCTCACCGAAGATCACTTCGAGGCCATCCGTTCGTACGGGTTTGCCGACGCCGGTCACGGAAAGAACTGCCAAACGGGGACCGGGAACAACACCGATGAGGTAGAGTCACTCGCGAAAGAGGCCAAAGAAGCGTTGGGTGGCTACTTCAGGGAATTCGTCACTGCATACCAGGACACCGGCAACTTCGAACAGGCGTGTGACTGCCCGACTGTAGGTGAATACACGGAACCGGGAATCGTGCTGGACCCGTTTGCGGGTGCTGGTACAACCTGTCTCGTGGCAAAACGGCTGAATCGTCGATTCGTCGGTATCGATCTGAACCCGGAGTACGTCGCGCTCGCACAGAAACGAGTCGGCATCACTGTCGACGAACCTGAACGGTTGCTCGAGGACGGCGAAACCTCACTTTTGGCTTACGCTGATGGGGGTGACCCACAGTGA
- a CDS encoding archaellin/type IV pilin N-terminal domain-containing protein, giving the protein MAGNISPLTNMEVLGNQLNNSKSDSRDRSQVGIGTLIVFIAMVLVAAIAAGVLINTAGSLQSQASDTGTETQDAVSNQVLVIHAIAGINQSEEFLDSYDDPYAETLNLTVMKSPGSNEIDLTSMTIHYTSDRVSETLTYSNASRVANYEDPDFANGWEEFITSETDGESDEMLIDTADRVKITISTRAIEEQVDGDLSDPIVKPGLEPGESISLELVDQSGAKYSYGVTLPNTFGDREVVEV; this is encoded by the coding sequence GTGGCCGGAAACATCAGTCCACTAACAAACATGGAGGTCTTAGGGAATCAACTCAACAACTCGAAATCCGACAGTAGAGACAGATCTCAAGTCGGAATTGGGACGTTGATTGTATTTATTGCAATGGTATTGGTCGCAGCTATTGCGGCAGGTGTTTTAATCAATACTGCGGGGTCGTTGCAGAGCCAAGCTTCGGATACAGGTACTGAAACACAAGATGCCGTCTCAAATCAAGTTCTGGTGATCCATGCTATTGCCGGTATCAATCAATCAGAAGAATTTCTCGATTCTTACGACGACCCGTACGCAGAGACGCTCAATTTAACCGTGATGAAATCACCAGGATCAAACGAAATCGATCTCACCTCAATGACTATTCATTATACGAGCGATCGCGTTTCTGAAACACTCACTTATAGCAATGCATCTCGGGTCGCCAACTACGAAGATCCCGATTTTGCTAATGGTTGGGAAGAGTTCATAACAAGCGAAACTGATGGTGAGAGCGATGAAATGCTAATTGACACAGCGGACCGAGTCAAAATTACTATTTCAACTCGAGCAATCGAAGAACAGGTTGACGGCGATCTAAGTGACCCCATTGTTAAGCCGGGCCTTGAGCCAGGAGAAAGCATATCTTTAGAACTAGTTGATCAGTCGGGAGCAAAATATAGCTATGGCGTAACTCTACCCAACACATTTGGGGATCGTGAAGTGGTTGAGGTCTAA
- a CDS encoding DUF4352 domain-containing protein produces MERRKLLTTGATAFGLMIAGCTSTEDDSGPSPTTDDSNGDGTGNGDDQGDESNGGNGNGDGDDGGENDEVEPEDVEEVIGALIDGDQMQLVVEDIRYDTQLSEFLEADPGNEFVIVSVAMKNISDEFLGVSNLLQASVVDDEDYSYNMTYGGTDEPTFNDGQFAPGEVERGTVVFEVPEDATGLELRFDFDVSIFGGIDRAYINLEDETDVHILEQDLQIEVYDVGQAIEYEGTEIVINSVEYEQSLDQFTEADPGNEYVIVDLSVTNETGEEQRISTALQMLIKDENGFSYQEDWGAGAALSQNFDETSPLEDGETRRGQVAYQVEEDLSPLYWVFEFDMWIDGDKTFWQLR; encoded by the coding sequence ATGGAGAGAAGAAAGTTACTTACAACTGGTGCAACCGCGTTTGGCTTGATGATTGCTGGATGCACATCCACTGAAGATGATTCTGGACCGAGCCCCACAACGGATGATTCCAACGGGGATGGTACTGGAAACGGCGACGATCAAGGAGATGAATCAAACGGAGGCAACGGGAATGGGGACGGCGATGACGGCGGAGAAAATGATGAGGTTGAACCCGAAGACGTTGAAGAAGTAATCGGCGCACTGATTGATGGCGACCAAATGCAATTAGTAGTTGAAGATATTCGCTATGACACCCAGTTAAGCGAATTTTTGGAGGCCGACCCTGGAAATGAATTCGTAATAGTTTCCGTGGCGATGAAAAATATTTCCGATGAGTTCCTCGGTGTCTCAAATCTACTCCAAGCGAGCGTCGTAGATGATGAGGATTACTCCTACAATATGACATACGGAGGTACCGATGAACCCACTTTCAATGATGGACAATTCGCTCCTGGCGAGGTGGAACGAGGCACGGTTGTCTTTGAGGTCCCAGAGGATGCAACTGGACTTGAGCTTCGATTTGATTTCGACGTCTCGATATTCGGGGGAATAGATCGAGCTTATATCAATCTCGAGGATGAGACCGACGTTCACATCCTCGAGCAAGACCTTCAAATCGAAGTGTATGACGTTGGACAAGCAATCGAATACGAAGGCACAGAAATCGTCATAAATAGTGTAGAATATGAACAAAGCCTTGATCAATTTACTGAGGCCGATCCAGGAAATGAATATGTCATAGTGGACCTATCGGTCACCAACGAAACGGGAGAGGAACAGCGAATCTCAACGGCCCTACAAATGTTAATAAAGGATGAAAATGGGTTTAGTTACCAAGAAGATTGGGGGGCTGGTGCTGCACTGAGTCAAAATTTCGATGAAACGAGTCCATTAGAAGATGGAGAAACTCGCCGTGGTCAGGTGGCCTACCAAGTTGAAGAAGATTTGAGTCCTCTCTATTGGGTTTTCGAATTCGATATGTGGATTGACGGCGACAAAACCTTCTGGCAGTTGCGCTGA
- a CDS encoding cupin domain-containing protein encodes MSKKDDAKLTPEELDYKHLPEQTMYKVQIPGDNGGDSESVRQMPLIIRTNEFRLLYFELDPAGEIGWHTHVPGLDEVNLCLEGRVRYTLEREDGSHQTLELDPMEFVYIPGGARHKIETVGNQVHKSLSAAKFDTVARLEVLENNSESAETDTDELQWHDALFVDRKRDEVVAKDDTLVSS; translated from the coding sequence ATGTCTAAAAAAGACGATGCAAAACTAACCCCAGAAGAGTTGGATTACAAGCACCTGCCAGAGCAGACAATGTACAAAGTTCAGATTCCTGGGGACAACGGCGGGGATTCTGAGTCAGTTCGGCAAATGCCACTGATAATCAGGACGAACGAGTTTCGACTACTCTACTTCGAACTCGATCCCGCTGGAGAAATTGGCTGGCATACGCATGTTCCGGGACTCGATGAAGTGAATCTCTGTCTCGAGGGACGAGTCAGATACACTCTCGAACGGGAGGACGGGAGTCACCAAACGCTAGAACTCGATCCAATGGAGTTCGTCTACATTCCTGGAGGAGCGCGTCACAAAATCGAAACGGTTGGCAATCAGGTTCACAAATCATTATCGGCAGCCAAATTCGATACGGTAGCCAGGCTCGAGGTACTCGAAAATAATTCAGAATCTGCGGAGACAGATACTGACGAACTCCAATGGCATGATGCGCTGTTCGTAGACCGCAAGCGTGACGAGGTAGTCGCCAAAGACGATACTCTCGTCTCGAGCTAG